Part of the Streptomyces sp. RFCAC02 genome is shown below.
TCGCCACCGCCTTGGCCGCCTGCCCGGCGAAGTCCCCGACGGCCGCGGTGGAACCGTCCTCGTCGAGCGGACAGGCCCCCGCCAGGAAGATCAGGCGCGCCCCGGCCGGGACGCTGGCGGCGTAGGCGTACTCGGCGACGCTCGACAGGGTGGCGGAACGGATGAGGGTGACCGCGCCGGGCATCGGCGCCTCCTTGGATGCGGGAGCATGACGGCCCGACACTCGCCGATCCACGCGGCCCGCTCAACCGGTTTCCCACCGGCGCCCGGGCCCCGGTACCGGCAGCCGCCGAGTCGGCCGGACTACGGTTCGGGATCGAGCAGGGGCACGGCGGCCAGCCAGGCCCGTGCCTCGTCCGCCAGGTCCTGGTCCGTGACGTGCCCGACCACGCCGGCCAGCGACGGCACGACCCACACCACGTCCAGCAGCGCGGCCCGCGTCCCCGTGGGGCGGGCCGGGCGCGGCAGGGGGCGCCCGGGGACGCGGGACCGTGCCGCCTCGTCCTCCTCGGCCGCGCGGCGGCGTTCCTCGCCCGCCGCCCGCAGCGCCTCCTCACGGGTCAGCGGCAGCGCGCCCAGGACGAACCGGACGGCGCCGTCCGGCGTGACCTCCACGGGGAGGCCGGGCGGCGGGGGGAAAAAATGGCGCAGCGCGATGACGGCGAGGTTCAGCAGCCACTCACCGGCGCGTGCGGGGGAGAGCCCGCCGGTCCGTTCCGCGAGGACGGCCAGGTGCACGGCCACGGCGAAGTCCGCCGCGCGGCCGTCGGCCGACGCGGGACGCAGCGGGCCAAGACGCGTCTCGGTGTCCTCCCGGACCGCGCGCCACCACTGCTGCGGCGCACCGTCCGGGAACCGTTCCCGCAGCCATGCCTCCCGCTGTCCCGCCGACAGGGTCCGCAGGGCATCCCACGCCAGCCAGGGGTCCGTCATGGATGTCATCCGATGCCTCCCAGGTCGGTGATCGCACGCAGGGGCACCCGGATGTCCTGGGCCTCGAAAGCCGTGACGCCCTCGTTCAGGAACGCCTCGGAGAAGGACGGCTGCGGCGTGTAGTGGCCCGTCCCATTGTTGATGAGGCTCACGACGTCCCGGCCGCCGGGGAAGACCACCTCGCCCGCGCCGTACACCGGCCCGCCCTCCGTCAGCACGGTGTGGTGGATGCCCGGCCGGGCCTCAACGATGTGCAGCGCGTCGTCCGCGTCCACCGCCCACAGATACCGGCCACCGCCCTGTATCGCGTCCGCGAACTCGGGCGTCCCGGTCGGTGCGCCCGCCCGGCCATGCGGCGTGCGTGACGTTGCCGGCCGCGTCGTACGTGTAGCGCTCGTTCCACTCCCCGGAGACAGCGCTGACACGGCCGACCGGGTCGAGTGTGAACGCGCTGTCGCCGCCGAGCCGGTCCGCGACGTTCGTCGGATGGCGCTGCGGACCGTAGCGGTAGACGCGGTGCGGAAGGTTGGCGTCGCCGGCCCCGTCGGCGGTGACGGCCTGTGCGGTCAGCCGCCCGGCCGGGTCCCATTCCTGGGCCAGCGTCACGGCGTCGTCGAGGCGGCGGCACGTCTCATTCCCCGCCGGGTCGTAGGCGAACGCGAGCCGGTGGTTCCATCGTCTCGTTCACATCTTCGAAACTGAGGACGGTGGGGCGGGCGGCATGGTTGCGGCCCACGGGAGTCGGCGGAGCGCCGGACCGGGGCCGCCGTGTCGCCCGTGGTGGGCGGCGCGGCGGCCCCGGGGTGTGTCAGGCGGTTCGTGCGAACGGGCCGGTCATCACCCGGACCCGCACATCCGCGGCGGCCGGCTGCGCGTGCGCCTGTGCCAGCCGGCGTACGAGCGCGGCGTAGCCGTGACGGCGTGCCATGCTGCCGGCCTGCCGCTCGATCAGCGTGCGCTCCGCCGCGTCCGGGAGGGACGCCACCAGGCCGGTGAGCGCGTGCAGTTCACCGCGCCGGTAGCCCAGGCCGCGGGCGATGGACAGCGCCGACCGGTGGTGGCCGGCCGCGGTGGCCCGGTCCCCGATCAGCGCCATCGCACGCCCCACCGCGTTGTGGCTCTCCGCCAGCGCCCACCGGTCGCTGTGCGTCTCCGCGATGCGCAACGCCTCCGCCGCCGCCGAGCGCGCCAGGTCGTACCGCCCGTGCGCCGCGTGCAGGACACCGAGGAACGCCTGCGCGAGGGCCGCCGTGCGCGGGAAGCCGCCGCTGGCCGCGAGCGCTGCCTCCTGCGCGCACTGCGCCTGGTCGAGACGGTTCAGATCGGCCTCCGCGACCCCCAGCTCCGTCAGCGCCATCGCCTGGAGCTGGACGACGCCGAGCGCGCGGGCCAGCCGCAGCGCCGTGCGGTACCGCCGCCGCGCCAGATGCGGACGGCCCAGGTCCACCTCCACCCGCCCCAGGCCGCACAGCGCAACCGCCAGTTCCTGCGGCCGCTCCTCCGCGGTGAACAACCGCACCGCCTGCGTCAGCAGGTCCCGCGCCTCCGTCAGATCACCGGCCAGCCAGCGCAGCCGGCCCAAATACTCGTACGCGGCGGCCCGTACGTCCGGCAGCGTCGGGTCCTGGCCCACGGCCAGCGCGTGGTGGGCGTAACTCTGGGCCTGCTCGACCTTCCCGCCGATGAGCATCGCGTCGATCAGGCACACCGACAGCTCGCCCTCCGCCCTGCGGTCGCCCGCCCGGCGGGCGGCGCGCAGGCCCGCGAGGGCGCCGGTGAGCCACTCGGGCATGAGGCTGTTGTGCTTGCACATGCCCCACAGGCGCGCCGCCAGCATCCAGGCGGCGGGCAGCGGGCCGTGCTCGGCCGTGTGGACGGCGAGGCCGGGGAGGTTGGACAGTTCCCCGTTGGCCTCCTTGACGAGGGACCGGCCCTCCGCGCTGTCGCGGTCGGGACCGGACGTGATGACGGCGCCCGGCCCGACGACGTGCAGCCGCGTCGGGCCACCCGCCACCACGGCCGCCGCGCGCAGCGACCAGGCCGTCAGCCGGTGCACGGCCGCCTCGCGCTCCGCGGGCACCTCATCGGTATGGGCGCGCCGCCTGGCGTACTCGCGCAGCAGGTCGTGCGGGAAGCGGTAGCGGCGGGGCGCGTAGGACTCGACCAGGTTCGCCGCGACCAGGGCGTCCAGCGCACGCCCGGTCTCCTCCTCGTCGAGGCCCGCCAGCGCGGCGGCGGCCCTGCGCGTGAGCTTGTTCAGCGGGACGATCCCGAGCCTTCGCAGCACACGCCGGGACGTCTCGTCCAGCGAGTGGTAGGAGAGGTCGAGCGACGCCGACACCGAGAGCTGCTCGTCGCCCGGCACGGCGGCGTGCGCGAGGGGGTCCTCCGTCACGAGGCGCCGCGCGATGCCGTCGAGGTCGTCGGACGTGACGGCCGCGCCGGCCGCCACCAGCCGCAGCGCCAGCGGCAGGTACCCGCACAGGCGGGCGATCTCCCCGGCGGACCGGCCGGCGGCGGGGCCGAGCATGGTGTGCAGCAACTCCTCCGCCTCGTCGGCGGGGAGCACCGGGAGGTCCACGTGGCGGGCGCCGTCGCCCGCGACGAGGCCGGTCAGCCGCCGCTGGCTCGTGATGAGGACCGCGCACCCGGGGCTGCCGGGCAGCAGGGGGCGGATCTGCTCGGTGTGCGCGGCGTTGTCGAGGAGGACGAGGACCCTGCGCTTGGCCAGCAGGGAACGGAAGAGGCTGGACCGTTCGCGGGTGTCCGGCGGCACGTGCTGGTTGGGCACGCCGAGGGACCGCAGGAAACCGCCCAGGATCTCCGTCGG
Proteins encoded:
- a CDS encoding BTAD domain-containing putative transcriptional regulator, which translates into the protein MTEHGVRFEVLGPLRALRAGVEIPLGPPRQRSVLAALLLRAPRPVSAERIIAMVWGAEGPSPSVNLIQKYVSGLRRCLPVTAPITLTTAGYAIDPRGGFDLWEFEELLASARAARGGGEPARAREALSRATALWRGPLAEDTVGPGIELERDRLAEQQLITLEEFHALGLDLGRGSEQVPELVRLAAEHPQREHLHGLLMRALTRSGRQIEALDVYTRIRQRLAEEYGTDPGPELRAAHQYVLTGGTTGGAGPRRPAVTEAPTAVPAQLPHEAYGFTGRAQQVARITGLLRSGGMPIVYVEGTAGVGKTALAVHCAHRVIDDFPDGQLFADLRGFDPLGPAHPTEILGGFLRSLGVPNQHVPPDTRERSSLFRSLLAKRRVLVLLDNAAHTEQIRPLLPGSPGCAVLITSQRRLTGLVAGDGARHVDLPVLPADEAEELLHTMLGPAAGRSAGEIARLCGYLPLALRLVAAGAAVTSDDLDGIARRLVTEDPLAHAAVPGDEQLSVSASLDLSYHSLDETSRRVLRRLGIVPLNKLTRRAAAALAGLDEEETGRALDALVAANLVESYAPRRYRFPHDLLREYARRRAHTDEVPAEREAAVHRLTAWSLRAAAVVAGGPTRLHVVGPGAVITSGPDRDSAEGRSLVKEANGELSNLPGLAVHTAEHGPLPAAWMLAARLWGMCKHNSLMPEWLTGALAGLRAARRAGDRRAEGELSVCLIDAMLIGGKVEQAQSYAHHALAVGQDPTLPDVRAAAYEYLGRLRWLAGDLTEARDLLTQAVRLFTAEERPQELAVALCGLGRVEVDLGRPHLARRRYRTALRLARALGVVQLQAMALTELGVAEADLNRLDQAQCAQEAALAASGGFPRTAALAQAFLGVLHAAHGRYDLARSAAAEALRIAETHSDRWALAESHNAVGRAMALIGDRATAAGHHRSALSIARGLGYRRGELHALTGLVASLPDAAERTLIERQAGSMARRHGYAALVRRLAQAHAQPAAADVRVRVMTGPFARTA